The Cylindrospermopsis curvispora GIHE-G1 genome contains a region encoding:
- a CDS encoding molybdopterin oxidoreductase family protein — protein MTEFIKTLCPYCGVGCGLEVSSPTQHPSSTTDNTGDQETVNWRVRGDKSHPSSQGMVCVKGATVAEAIYKNRLQYPMFRESLTQDFRLISWEEAFTIITNHIQQTLVTHGAESICMYGSGQFQTEDYYIAQKLLKGCLGTNNFDANSRLCMSSAVSGYLQSFGADGPPCCYDDLELTDCVFLIGTNTAECHPIIFNRLAKYHKKNPHVKMVVVDPRSTPTAKTADLHLAIVPGTDIDLLNGMAHLLVKWNSWDVNFVDNYTSNFADYIQVINYYSPDLVTSRCGISLADLETAAKYWGQAQSVLSLWSMGVNQSSEGTAKVRSIIDLHLLTGQVGKPGAGPFSLTGQPNAMGGREAGGLAHLLPGYRLIKNPQHRLEVEEFWGLQPGTISPIPGLNVWEMIMALESGNVQLLWIAATNPAVSMPDLERTKKALLQSPFTIYQDAYYPTETANYAHLLLPAAQWGEKTGVMTNSERRITLCSAFKNPPQLAKSDWEIFAEVGRRLGFSHQFNFQDSSEVYREFVQLTRHRPCDMSGLSYEFLTANGPTHWPFSQDNYQEVKRLYTDLRFYTHDGKAQFAACFSRGLAEPPDPEYPFILTSGRLYGHWHTQTRTGRIDKICQMHPEPFLEIHPRDALKLQLADHQLVMVRSRRGAAEFPAKITLTISPGTVFVPMHWGKLWSENSEANTLTHSASCPDSFQPELKACAVQLIPIQS, from the coding sequence ATGACCGAATTTATCAAAACACTTTGTCCCTATTGTGGTGTGGGTTGTGGATTAGAAGTCTCTTCCCCTACCCAACATCCAAGTTCCACTACGGATAATACGGGTGATCAAGAAACTGTTAATTGGCGTGTTCGTGGAGATAAATCTCATCCCTCTAGTCAAGGAATGGTATGTGTTAAAGGTGCAACTGTTGCAGAAGCAATATATAAAAATAGATTGCAATATCCCATGTTTCGAGAATCTTTAACACAAGATTTTCGCTTGATTTCCTGGGAGGAAGCCTTCACTATCATTACAAATCATATTCAACAAACTTTAGTTACTCACGGTGCAGAATCTATCTGTATGTACGGTTCTGGACAGTTTCAAACTGAAGATTATTATATTGCCCAAAAATTACTGAAAGGTTGTTTAGGAACTAATAACTTCGATGCTAATTCCCGTCTTTGTATGTCTAGTGCGGTATCTGGATATCTCCAAAGTTTTGGTGCTGATGGCCCTCCTTGCTGTTATGACGATTTAGAATTAACTGACTGCGTTTTTTTAATAGGTACTAATACTGCAGAATGTCACCCCATTATTTTTAACCGGTTAGCTAAATATCATAAGAAAAATCCTCACGTGAAAATGGTGGTGGTTGACCCCCGTTCCACTCCCACTGCTAAAACAGCTGATTTACATTTAGCCATTGTTCCGGGTACTGATATTGATTTGTTGAATGGTATGGCCCATCTATTGGTGAAATGGAATTCTTGGGATGTAAATTTTGTGGATAACTATACTAGCAATTTCGCAGATTATATCCAAGTCATTAATTACTATTCTCCCGATCTTGTTACCAGTCGATGTGGTATTTCTTTGGCAGATTTAGAAACCGCTGCTAAATATTGGGGTCAAGCCCAATCTGTGCTTTCTTTGTGGTCAATGGGTGTGAACCAATCTTCTGAAGGGACTGCTAAGGTAAGGAGTATTATTGATTTACACCTCCTCACAGGACAGGTGGGAAAACCAGGTGCAGGTCCTTTTTCTTTAACTGGTCAACCTAATGCTATGGGTGGTAGGGAAGCGGGTGGTTTAGCACATTTATTGCCCGGATACAGATTAATTAAAAATCCACAACATCGGTTGGAAGTGGAGGAATTTTGGGGTTTACAACCAGGTACTATTTCACCTATTCCTGGGTTAAATGTGTGGGAAATGATTATGGCTTTGGAGTCTGGTAATGTGCAGCTATTATGGATAGCAGCAACTAATCCAGCTGTAAGTATGCCGGATTTAGAAAGAACTAAAAAAGCATTGTTACAATCCCCTTTTACTATTTATCAGGATGCCTATTATCCCACGGAAACTGCTAACTACGCTCATCTTTTATTACCCGCTGCTCAATGGGGTGAAAAAACTGGGGTGATGACTAATTCGGAACGTCGAATCACCCTATGTTCTGCTTTTAAAAATCCTCCACAATTGGCTAAGTCTGATTGGGAAATCTTCGCTGAGGTTGGTAGAAGGTTGGGTTTTTCACATCAGTTTAATTTTCAGGATTCTAGTGAGGTTTATCGGGAATTTGTGCAATTAACTCGTCATCGTCCCTGTGATATGTCGGGTTTAAGTTATGAGTTTCTAACTGCTAATGGTCCAACTCATTGGCCTTTTTCTCAAGATAATTATCAGGAAGTTAAACGATTATATACAGATTTACGTTTTTATACTCATGATGGCAAGGCTCAGTTTGCAGCATGTTTTTCTCGGGGTTTAGCTGAACCTCCAGACCCTGAATATCCCTTTATTCTCACTTCAGGAAGATTATATGGCCATTGGCATACCCAAACACGTACAGGAAGAATTGATAAGATTTGTCAAATGCACCCTGAGCCTTTTTTGGAAATTCATCCCCGTGATGCGCTCAAGTTACAGCTTGCTGATCATCAGTTGGTGATGGTTCGTTCCCGTCGTGGTGCAGCGGAATTTCCTGCTAAAATCACTTTGACTATCTCCCCTGGTACTGTTTTTGTCCCTATGCATTGGGGTAAACTATGGTCAGAAAATTCTGAAGCTAATACCCTTACTCATTCTGCGTCTTGTCCAGACTCTTTTCAGCCAGAATTGAAAGCCTGTGCTGTACAGTTAATTCCTATTCAATCTTAA
- a CDS encoding phosphate-starvation-inducible PsiE family protein, with the protein MKKFFRQLKTFTSDDNFMHLIENVVVIVSKVLSILMVVVILVAIADLTVFLLKELFDAPYGKFNTILFKIFGLFLNILIALEILENITAYLQKHVFQVELVIVTSLIAVARKIIILDLEKVTGIDIIGLGIAVLALSISYFIIQSRNKH; encoded by the coding sequence ATGAAGAAGTTTTTTAGGCAACTGAAAACTTTCACCAGTGATGATAATTTCATGCACTTGATTGAAAATGTTGTGGTGATAGTTTCTAAGGTTCTTTCTATTTTAATGGTGGTGGTAATCCTTGTGGCCATTGCGGACTTAACAGTTTTTCTGCTTAAAGAGTTATTTGATGCTCCCTATGGCAAGTTTAATACTATTTTGTTTAAGATATTTGGTTTGTTTTTAAATATTCTCATTGCTTTAGAAATTTTAGAAAATATTACGGCCTACCTACAAAAGCATGTTTTTCAAGTAGAATTAGTTATTGTTACTTCTTTAATTGCTGTTGCTAGAAAAATCATTATCCTAGACTTGGAAAAAGTGACAGGAATTGATATTATTGGGTTGGGAATTGCCGTACTAGCTCTATCTATTAGCTATTTCATTATCCAAAGTCGCAATAAACATTAG
- a CDS encoding nitrate ABC transporter ATP-binding protein (This model describes the ATP binding subunits of ATP-binding cassette (ABC) transporters for nitrate transport, or for bicarbonate transport, in bacteria and archaea.) — MTTLNLPKNTQLQALGNPQSHQKSRDFLFIDGVNKIYPTSEGPYTVLDNISLKVQEGEFICFIGHSGCGKSTLLNMISGFNQPTNGVVWLQGQPITEPGPDRMMVFQNYCLLPWLSVFENVYLAVDSVFPNKTQAEKRFIVREHLGMVGLTEAAQKKPHQISGGMKQRVAIARALAIRPQVLILDEPFGALDAITKEELQEELLQIWSDHQVTVLMITHDIDEALFLADKLVMMTNGPAANIGEILDIPFSRPRQRRQIMESTEYYHLRNYALDFLYRRCAHIEE, encoded by the coding sequence ATGACCACATTGAATCTCCCCAAAAATACTCAGCTTCAAGCTTTAGGTAATCCACAGTCTCACCAAAAATCACGGGATTTCCTATTCATTGACGGTGTAAACAAAATTTACCCCACCTCCGAGGGACCATATACTGTTTTAGACAACATTAGTCTCAAAGTCCAAGAGGGAGAATTTATTTGTTTCATTGGACATTCGGGTTGTGGTAAATCTACACTGTTAAATATGATTTCTGGATTCAATCAACCTACCAATGGTGTGGTCTGGTTGCAAGGTCAACCTATTACTGAACCAGGACCAGACCGGATGATGGTTTTTCAAAACTATTGTCTACTTCCCTGGCTAAGTGTTTTTGAAAATGTTTATCTTGCTGTTGATTCTGTATTTCCTAATAAAACCCAGGCTGAAAAACGGTTTATAGTTAGAGAACATTTAGGTATGGTAGGACTGACGGAAGCTGCTCAAAAGAAACCCCATCAAATATCAGGAGGTATGAAACAAAGGGTGGCTATTGCTCGTGCTTTGGCTATTCGTCCTCAAGTTCTGATTTTGGATGAACCTTTTGGCGCTTTGGATGCAATTACTAAGGAAGAATTACAAGAGGAACTACTGCAAATTTGGTCCGATCATCAAGTTACTGTGTTAATGATTACTCATGATATTGACGAAGCTCTTTTTCTAGCTGATAAATTGGTCATGATGACAAATGGACCTGCTGCTAATATTGGTGAAATATTAGATATTCCTTTTTCTCGTCCCCGTCAGCGTCGTCAGATTATGGAAAGTACAGAATATTATCATTTGAGGAACTACGCTCTGGATTTTCTTTATCGTCGTTGTGCTCATATTGAAGAGTAG